A stretch of the Aminipila terrae genome encodes the following:
- the minD gene encoding septum site-determining protein MinD, whose amino-acid sequence MGKVILIASGKGGVGKTVFTTNAGAALAQKGYKVVLIDMDMGLRNLDLCLGLENKVVYDIADALTGLCRIKQALIRDRRFEELYLISAAHHKDKGDLTPLHMKILCEKLKERFDYILIDSPAGIGDGLKLAAAGADIGVIITAPEHVAVRDADTLDRMLLELGIKERMYIVNKVKADLMSLGVVPNISEINDILKPPMAGIIQYDDNIHIAANNGIPVVLKKGTYIEENFNNIVERIIHLEQC is encoded by the coding sequence ATGGGCAAAGTTATTTTGATAGCATCAGGAAAAGGCGGTGTAGGAAAAACTGTTTTTACTACAAATGCTGGTGCTGCATTAGCACAAAAAGGATATAAAGTAGTTCTGATCGATATGGATATGGGACTACGTAATCTTGACTTGTGCCTGGGCCTTGAAAATAAAGTTGTCTATGATATAGCCGATGCCTTAACTGGGTTATGCCGGATTAAACAGGCACTGATAAGAGACCGCAGATTTGAGGAATTATATCTCATTTCAGCGGCTCACCATAAGGATAAGGGGGATTTAACCCCTTTACATATGAAAATACTTTGTGAAAAGCTAAAAGAAAGATTTGATTATATTCTCATTGATTCACCTGCGGGTATAGGTGATGGCTTGAAGCTAGCTGCTGCAGGAGCAGATATAGGTGTGATTATTACTGCTCCTGAGCATGTGGCTGTAAGGGATGCAGATACTCTGGACAGGATGTTGCTGGAACTGGGAATTAAGGAAAGAATGTATATTGTAAATAAAGTAAAAGCAGATTTAATGAGTTTGGGGGTTGTGCCTAATATCAGTGAAATAAATGATATACTGAAGCCACCTATGGCCGGAATTATTCAATATGATGATAATATTCATATTGCTGCCAATAACGGTATACCAGTAGTATTGAAAAAAGGAACCTACATAGAAGAAAATTTTAATAACATAGTAGAAAGAATTATTCACTTAGAACAATGCTAA
- the rodA gene encoding rod shape-determining protein RodA, with product MKYFWNLFKNIDKTLLLLPLCFGAISMVMVSSTASQGHFVFDKYVTIQLLAYFLGFIAVGFILLIDYKVFENWEQPLYIFSLFFLLTVYVPGLGVEQYGSRAWIDLKVMYLQPSEFVKITFVILLALYFCRNHDSLWSYKGVIMSALYASPFIVIVLKEDLGGAIVLCFIWLAMVFYAGIDYRILGKFACIFAISLPLVYRFMASHQKERIDAFLHPTNLALGGNYQVWQSKVAIGSGGFWGKGLFQGTQKELKFLPVQKSDFIFSVIVEELGMIGGAVIVILYTLFLYRIAKIAYNAKDNFGALIAVGFIGMFGFQVFENMAMTMGIMPVTGITLPFISYGGSSVLANMIALGLILNVGIRSKIINF from the coding sequence CAAAACTTTACTACTTTTACCCTTGTGTTTTGGTGCCATCAGCATGGTTATGGTCAGCAGCACAGCATCCCAGGGGCATTTTGTATTTGATAAATATGTAACGATACAGCTTTTAGCCTATTTCCTAGGTTTTATTGCAGTCGGATTTATCCTTCTCATTGATTATAAAGTCTTTGAGAACTGGGAACAACCGCTCTATATTTTTTCGTTATTTTTTTTGCTGACGGTATATGTCCCTGGTTTAGGTGTTGAACAGTATGGATCCCGTGCCTGGATTGACTTAAAAGTCATGTATTTACAGCCTTCAGAATTTGTAAAGATTACCTTCGTTATACTTTTAGCACTGTATTTTTGCCGGAACCATGATTCCTTATGGAGTTATAAAGGAGTTATAATGTCAGCTCTTTATGCTTCACCTTTTATCGTTATCGTTTTAAAAGAGGACTTGGGTGGTGCTATTGTTCTTTGCTTTATCTGGCTGGCCATGGTATTTTATGCAGGGATTGATTACCGAATACTGGGCAAATTTGCATGCATTTTCGCCATTTCCCTTCCTCTTGTCTACAGGTTTATGGCCTCCCATCAAAAGGAAAGAATTGATGCATTTTTACACCCTACCAATCTTGCTCTTGGAGGAAATTATCAGGTATGGCAGTCTAAAGTTGCTATTGGTTCTGGGGGATTCTGGGGGAAAGGCCTCTTTCAGGGTACACAAAAAGAACTTAAGTTTTTACCGGTACAAAAATCGGACTTTATCTTTTCAGTAATAGTAGAAGAACTGGGCATGATTGGAGGCGCTGTTATTGTTATACTCTACACTCTGTTCTTATACCGAATTGCAAAAATTGCCTATAATGCAAAAGATAATTTCGGAGCACTTATTGCCGTTGGATTTATTGGAATGTTTGGTTTTCAGGTCTTTGAAAATATGGCTATGACCATGGGCATTATGCCTGTTACAGGTATTACGCTTCCGTTTATAAGCTATGGCGGTTCATCAGTATTAGCCAATATGATAGCCTTAGGTTTAATTCTGAATGTAGGAATCAGAAGTAAAATCATTAACTTCTAA
- a CDS encoding penicillin-binding transpeptidase domain-containing protein, producing MEKVLKSRYGQIVLVIIVLMVILFLRLFILTVMQNEEWKEQATNISTKSIYTKAPRGEILDRYGRVIAGNKQAFTLQINAGESTDKELNRVCSEVVKILEKNNEKYFDNLPIIMQGNKFSYTYDNDVKEWLSEQEMPTNFTAQEAFDELKIRYEIDESLDKYEAQSELQNVYKIYPPISVKNMAFLKELDKQSFLGRYSLDKETLTEKKEKKTDLSAKEAFYRLRTYFKIDPMISNEQARKIMVVRNEIKSMGFRKYLPADIAKGISDKTIVEIEERSAEMPQVKVVSETMRFYPNANTAAHIIGYLGQISESDKEYYVDKLGYNSNDLIGKEGIESAYETTLKGKDGIKNVQVNAVGELVRTISETEPEKGKDVYLTIDLELQKTAEDALEQALKQIQVGGTFKSQYGNFHYSKAFKNANVGAVVAIEVETGDVLAMASAPDFDPNLFATGISKEAWNSLQSQNPRDYMAPAPLYNVATMTPVQPGSTFKMVTATAALESGLDPNRRLHDGGRIMVGNRPYACLIWHKNGGSHGNINLAEALEVSCNYYFYDVATGKDYYKGVSLGYRTPISIDIITSYAEQYGLGKPTGIEIPERVVGVPTAEKKMEQMKSTLRLDLKSKSEKFFRKDVVKNETKLSRSIDTIVGWTEENPTKNQIVDRLTNMNLGVKENMIDSLADLCKYTYFNYANWTLGDEFNIAIGQGENSYTPLQMANYLATIGNKGVHNKVSLIRAIEGTKPIEKEPGTKVKLSDDRHLNEIIAGMKMVATGPKGSLKGVFGNFPVQVAGKSGTAERSGKMHPPDEVAYIKQHLRQINSRLSFDQVEAEMNRLMKEEPDTYRTKDGAIRQAVINLSNGSVNYEKIDAYKSNYDNFAWVLAMAPADHPKIAVAVMIVQGGTAGYAGPVAREVIGKYLQLDKTYEDFNLNTTIQ from the coding sequence ATGGAAAAAGTACTAAAATCGAGATATGGTCAGATTGTTCTTGTTATAATTGTGCTGATGGTAATACTATTTCTCAGATTATTTATTCTGACAGTAATGCAGAATGAAGAATGGAAGGAGCAGGCTACAAATATCAGTACGAAAAGTATCTATACAAAAGCTCCGAGAGGAGAGATTCTTGACCGGTACGGAAGAGTTATAGCTGGAAATAAACAGGCCTTTACCCTGCAGATTAATGCAGGAGAATCAACGGATAAAGAATTAAACAGAGTATGTAGTGAAGTCGTTAAAATATTAGAAAAAAATAATGAAAAATATTTTGATAATCTTCCCATTATTATGCAGGGAAATAAATTCTCGTATACGTATGATAATGACGTAAAGGAATGGTTGTCTGAGCAGGAAATGCCAACTAATTTTACAGCTCAGGAAGCTTTTGATGAATTGAAGATTAGATACGAAATTGATGAATCTTTAGATAAATATGAAGCTCAGTCAGAACTTCAAAATGTGTATAAAATATATCCACCAATATCCGTAAAAAATATGGCGTTTTTAAAGGAACTGGATAAACAAAGTTTTCTGGGAAGATATAGTCTGGATAAAGAGACACTGACAGAAAAAAAAGAAAAGAAGACAGATCTTTCGGCCAAAGAAGCTTTCTATAGATTAAGAACATATTTTAAGATAGATCCTATGATTTCTAATGAACAGGCAAGAAAAATCATGGTGGTACGAAATGAGATTAAATCCATGGGATTCAGAAAGTATCTGCCTGCAGACATTGCTAAGGGCATATCTGATAAGACAATTGTTGAAATTGAAGAAAGAAGTGCTGAAATGCCACAGGTAAAGGTGGTTTCAGAAACCATGAGATTTTATCCAAATGCCAATACTGCAGCACATATCATCGGTTATCTCGGACAGATATCTGAAAGTGACAAAGAGTATTATGTAGACAAGTTAGGTTACAATTCCAATGACTTGATTGGTAAAGAGGGAATTGAAAGTGCTTATGAGACTACACTAAAAGGAAAAGATGGTATAAAAAATGTGCAGGTAAATGCAGTTGGAGAACTGGTAAGGACCATTAGTGAAACAGAACCAGAAAAAGGTAAAGATGTTTATCTGACTATAGATTTAGAATTACAAAAAACAGCTGAGGATGCTTTGGAACAGGCTCTGAAACAAATTCAGGTTGGTGGTACATTTAAAAGTCAGTATGGAAATTTTCATTATTCTAAAGCGTTTAAAAATGCTAATGTGGGAGCCGTAGTAGCAATTGAGGTTGAAACCGGAGATGTGCTTGCGATGGCCAGTGCTCCTGATTTTGATCCAAATTTATTTGCAACAGGTATCAGTAAAGAAGCATGGAATTCTCTTCAGAGCCAAAATCCCAGAGATTACATGGCTCCTGCCCCTTTATATAATGTGGCTACCATGACACCTGTTCAGCCGGGATCTACCTTTAAAATGGTAACTGCTACGGCAGCTCTGGAAAGTGGATTGGATCCAAACAGAAGACTTCACGATGGTGGACGCATAATGGTAGGAAACAGACCATACGCCTGTCTGATCTGGCATAAGAATGGTGGATCCCATGGAAACATCAATTTAGCTGAAGCACTGGAAGTGTCCTGCAACTACTATTTCTATGATGTAGCTACAGGGAAGGATTATTATAAGGGTGTAAGTCTGGGTTATCGTACACCTATAAGTATTGATATCATTACATCTTATGCTGAACAATATGGACTTGGCAAGCCAACTGGCATTGAAATTCCAGAGAGGGTTGTAGGGGTTCCAACTGCAGAGAAGAAGATGGAACAAATGAAATCAACCCTGAGGCTAGATTTAAAAAGTAAATCTGAAAAATTTTTCCGTAAGGACGTTGTTAAAAATGAAACCAAGCTGTCAAGAAGTATTGACACCATAGTAGGCTGGACAGAAGAAAATCCTACTAAAAATCAGATTGTTGACAGATTGACCAATATGAATCTGGGCGTAAAGGAAAATATGATTGATTCTTTGGCGGATTTATGTAAATATACTTACTTTAATTATGCAAATTGGACTTTAGGAGATGAATTTAATATTGCAATCGGTCAGGGTGAAAATTCTTATACACCGCTTCAAATGGCTAATTATCTTGCAACCATAGGAAATAAGGGTGTTCATAATAAGGTAAGTCTGATTCGAGCAATTGAGGGAACGAAACCGATTGAAAAAGAACCTGGAACCAAGGTTAAATTAAGTGATGACAGACATCTGAATGAGATAATTGCGGGAATGAAAATGGTAGCTACAGGACCTAAGGGAAGTCTGAAAGGTGTATTTGGAAATTTCCCTGTTCAAGTTGCTGGTAAATCAGGTACAGCTGAGAGGTCGGGTAAAATGCATCCCCCTGATGAAGTGGCTTATATAAAACAGCATCTGAGGCAGATTAATTCCAGACTTTCATTTGATCAGGTAGAAGCAGAAATGAATCGCTTGATGAAAGAAGAACCTGATACTTACAGAACTAAAGATGGAGCCATAAGGCAGGCTGTGATAAATTTAAGCAATGGCAGTGTTAATTATGAAAAGATAGATGCATATAAGAGTAATTATGATAACTTTGCCTGGGTTCTGGCAATGGCACCTGCGGATCATCCGAAAATTGCCGTAGCTGTTATGATTGTTCAGGGAGGTACTGCAGGATATGCTGGTCCTGTGGCTCGTGAAGTTATAGGCAAATATTTGCAATTAGATAAGACTTACGAGGATTTTAACTTAAATACAACAATACAATAA